The DNA window ctcgacgAACGGATGGGCGAAGGAAGTAGCTCGTTAACACTACTCCCCCATAACTAACTactatggatgatgatgatgatgaggaaaaaTAACCAAAGTTCCCAAAAATGATCGATCCGTGCAGAGAAAAAACCGAAGATAACCAAACCACTTAGTATAGATTTGGTTAGTTGAAGAGACCAACTATATCAGTTTacggaattttttgtttcttttttctacTGGAAAtcttaaaaatttcaagaaaagttttagttttcatttaatgaacatttttttcctcatcaAATCTAATTCAAATAAGTCTTttcgtgtgtttgtgtgttcatcttccaatcatttcattgcagtattttttatccaatttttagcaagaaaaattcacatgatggtgatgatgctTAAAGTAAACTATTTTAAACTAAACGAAATTTATTATGCTAATTAAATGTATGTCATGTatgtgttgttgtcgtcgtcgtcgttgttattgtaagtaatcattatcatcatcatcatctttgaatgtaaatgaatgatgtaaTCGTCACAAAATTTCAGAATAATTATGGtatttatatacaaaaaaatactATGTTCATTTCtttggattttctttttcttttgattctttcaatagacttttcaattgattttgattcattttgctttaaaaaattcactcaaggaattttccaatgaataaattgtgtTTTAAAATGAAAGTTTTCTAGCAACAAAATCGGTTGGATTTTTAAAGGTTTTTTTCCGAAAAAACCAagccaaaccaaaccaaaccaaacaaacaaaccattcattcaagtaTCTATGTCTTATACCAGATTCGCTTGTAAGACGTATCTCtgttaaattaaattttccaattcatttcCATTACACATGATTACATTCCGAGCGtctaaataataatcgacGATCTTTGTACTTGGTAGTTGATTAATTTCtccatcatttcattttatattcacAACAAAATCACGTATTATGAACCAGAAACGAAAATCAATTGTTcgatttttccattcacaaATATATGCGAATATGGTTTCCAGTCACGAATTCGCACGCATACCTGTAAGGAAATttctaaaaataaatcaaattcaaatataacaagagagagggagagagagaaatggaaatggaaatggaaatggaattTAGATTCACGAATAAATATagattcaaatttgattttgccGTCACTCTCTCGCtttctttccatttattgattgatcgattgaatcgTAGTCGATAGAATTTTTCCCGTTTGATTCGTGATTTTTTTGGAATgagaaattttatcatttaaaaataCGGGGTTATTTTTGTATGATTTTGCTTATCAccaaaaatgaacgaaaattgCCTGAATTCAACTGTGTGGTAATTGAATAGTGTGTTTATCGAAAATGTATTCAacgagaaaaacaaacaaacaaaagtcACATTATACTGGACAGAATTGTTTGTAGTATATGTTTGTCCATGTCCACAAATTACATTATAATGCCTTGCATGGTTCCAAGATTATTCTCTATATAATGGTGCAAAGGGGGTTAATCTTGTGAAAATCTAGTAGCTAAATAACGTctgaataatgatcatcatcattgaaaaaagaaaatgtcatcaagatttgtgtgtgtatgagtgtgttttaaagatgaaaatcatcTTTCCCTATCtatctcatcattattaatgtgatgatgatacaagcaaaaaaaattccaagatTTCTTTTCTCcacgtttttgttttgtatttaaTATACATTCAAGTGCTGATTCTTGAAATGGATCGATTTTGTTATCTttgtaattcattcattaagtGAGTCAAATTTATGATATTTAGTATGGATGAGATGGTGGAGAGAAGCAGAAAAAGCACTTCATAACTATCATTCGCCACCAACCAACTGGTGAAAagtattattgttatttttctcagaataataatagttttcgacattcattcacaattcaattcaattcaattcattcactcTGTTAACTCATGTACAAGAAACAAAAGATTCTTATTTCGAATAAGTTAAAATTATAcgtgatgattataatgtgGTAATGTGGTTGTTGGCCGAAAGCAATAATCATTACATCATTACATcatgttattttttatcatttttcactTGTTCATGGTTCTCGGTCCCCAATGGAATTTGAAGAGAGGAGATGAAGgggaaaaatttaaattttttttccatttcatcatcataagcatcaacaaatgaaatgcgttttcaaacaacaacaacagaatggttggaaaatttgtttctttcagcattttttttttcattcaacttGACAATTACCGTCGAACGTCAATTCCACccatttatttaaaaaaaaccgaaataTTCAAACAACCCTGTTGCAAGTAATCATTCTGTCTATCTGTCTCTCTTGagatttctttctctttacCAAActaaccgaaaaaaatgccaaaattgattcatcatcgattcttCCCATATTCACATCACATCACTACTTTCGAAATTAAGCCAataatgtcgatgatgatgatgttgactCTCAAGAGATAGTTGCTGTGTataatagaatagaatatttgcgattgttaatgatgatgaaaatcagcaaagaatttttttcgccatCCACTCATCAAAttggattattataatgatgattgttgttgttgttgttgttgaagtgAACTGAATAACCATGCATGATTAATGCATGATATTCTATATTcacacaaacagacacaATTCTCGATAATAAAATCCTTATcttattgttattgaattttgCTTCAAATCATCggctttttttcccattacATAAaactttattatttcaatgagGATTTTCGTCAATTTTTCGGATGAGGGAAAAAATGTAACAAAATTTATGAACAACTGTTAATGTTATTTTCTGTGtacacatgtgtgtgtgtatgtgattcGAACCGAATCTTTGTTTTGCATTATCAGATTGGTTTTATTGCCGATATCAAAGTCCGTTCATCATTCTTCACTCgtgattattttgatcaaattgtcAAATGTTGTTCACAATTTGTATTCgaattctaattttttttctttatttttctatatttagATTCATCCCACCTCATTttagtgaatgaatgtgaataaataaaataataattatggcaacgtcatcatcgacaatgacaatttctagtaatgatgaaaatcgtCTAATCGAATGGCTTAGAAATAATTGTCTAAAATTATTAACGACAGCcaatttacaacaacaacaacaagctcacaataataatgatgatgatgatttaataaaAGATAATGAACGGAAGtccaatttatcattattgcatttattaaataatgataatcaacgaaaacgacagtcaacaacaatgacgatgaacgatgataatggataTGATACATTCAACCATGATAATAGAAATATTGTTGTATCACCTGTTAGATCACAAGATgaacaacatcgacaattatcatcatcatcatcatcatcatcaccggcAATTGGCGGAACTGAATTAAATCCATCCGAAcgtttaatgataatgtcaacatcatcatcatcgacaattaACAATGATGTAACAGCTTCtgcatcatcaccatcaatgataaattcgattgatggtaatgatcCAATATTGATAACGGCAATCAATaatggtgatcatcatcatcatcataatcaccatcatcaaccatcGATTGTAGTTGATACTCATGCGATAATTGATACGAATAGTGAATCTGCTAGAAATGCCGTGATATATGTTGGCGTAATATTAAGTTTTTATCTATTGGCCATACTGACAATTGCCATTCAATATTACATAAAACACCAGACATTAGATCCATTCAGTGCCTATatttttggtggtggttgtagttcatcatcatcatcgacatcaacCAATAGAGATGGACGTGGTtcgaattcaaaatcatataataaaCATCGAGATCGTCgcatgaatttgaattcaaatttgaataataatcgtatTATGactcaaaaacaacaacggtcatcaccatcatcgtcattattgtcaccatcatcacaatcgatTATTGGTGCTTCTGCTGGTATTGCTAGTGGACCCAATTCATTGGCAATTCAATGTAGACAAcagccattatcattacaacgaccattgaataattctttatcatcaccaccatcatcatcaaggttAATGTTATTcgaacaaatgatgatgacgccaacaacaacaatgagaaaatttgaaacagaatcggaacaacaacatgaaaaaagtggagcaaaaaataatttagtAAGTTATCTTTATTTCCTTAAATTCGTATTGCATACTATTATTCATGTATAATTGACATTTTTGTGATTTGctgaaaacaaattcaataagAATGAGCAacagaaaaagaatcaaattgatcttTTTTGATCCGATCTAGAtggttgttattgtttttgttgatgagaTAATAGGcacttattattatattttatcatttttcatttagttTGCCAAcattaatgaaacaaatgaaataaaaggAGATTCCCATTCCCATGAGAATCGAATCATGTTTGTCaaattgtcaatgatgaCATGAATGTCTCATGTCAATTTGATCTATTgctgttttttcgtttttttgaaatttatttgatttgaattaattaatttattgtttttttctttcttttgattaattgatgtTCATACACGAATAGGAttcaacgataatgatgacaaattttttaaaaccatcatcatcatcgccatcaacaacaacagcaaaaaaatctacaacATTTGATAGTCATTATAGTCgatacaatgatgaatcgattaaatcatcatcaatggcaaATGATGGTTCATCAAATCAGATTGATGAAGGTGGTGGTAGCGGTGGTGGTGACAGCCAAAGAGAAGGTGATGTTTTACAttcttcaccatcatcaatgattatcattcatcattgtgataatgatgatgatggaaatggtaataataataatcgacaacgacaaatttcaatcaacatACAACCGAcaataattttatcaaatgattcaaatcaaattgaaaaacaaaacgatgaTATTGATCGACAAGATGAACACGAAAAATTAACCATTGATGAAATGGTTATCGATGattttgacgatgatgatgaatcctgCATCTATgcccatgatgatgatgatgatgacacaacggaagacgatgatgatgattccgtTGAGGAAGATGAACAAACAGATTCAAAATTTCGAATTTTCTCATCAAAAAAGCCAACtgcaacgacaacaacaacaacggccaGTAATTTGACTGATATGATACAAACAAAGGATCCATTGCCGAGTTCAActataacaacaaccaccaccactacatCATCTCGTAGACAAATTCTTAAGAATCTTTTCTCATCATTCGGTTCACTAGGTTCATCATCgacaccatcaccacctccatcatcatcatcaacagcaatggtgattgatcattcaaattcatcatcagtgcCTTTATCagtgcaatcatcatcaataactgCAGCCactgcaacaacaaccaatgtACAGCcagttgtaaaaaaaattctaattcgATCCGTATCATTACGAACAAATGACGATGGATCATCTTCAAGCtgttgtccatcatcatcatcctcattaagaaataatacaaattttcaatcaataactagtggatcatcatcgaccaCAACAATAATGGCACACCATGATCTAATTTATGATGGTTCATCATCGGATAAACTACCGAAACTTGTTcgatttcaacaacaacaacaacaacaacagaattcaacaataacgtcaaatcaatcatcgtcatcatcatcatcatcgattgttattgacaatggtcatcataatcataatcgacGATATGAAGAGACACATTTGTAACAATAAACGTTTGTTCATTATCCATTTATAtaaaacaatcgataattgttgcatttttattcatttttcctTTCGTATAtcatattatcataatcatatgtatacaacaacactgcaatgaaaaaatgaaataaaataaaattcatttcattcgtttaTTCATACGTCGCAGATTTGGacgatattttttctttcgtttgacattttttgttgattttctcgatttcgtatcatcgtcatcagcTATGGCCATTTCATAGTCCGAATCGgtatcattttgatcaagtaaatgatcaaattgctCGGCCGATGCAAATATATCG is part of the Dermatophagoides farinae isolate YC_2012a chromosome 9, ASM2471394v1, whole genome shotgun sequence genome and encodes:
- the LOC124497792 gene encoding uncharacterized protein LOC124497792; this translates as MATSSSTMTISSNDENRLIEWLRNNCLKLLTTANLQQQQQAHNNNDDDDLIKDNERKSNLSLLHLLNNDNQRKRQSTTMTMNDDNGYDTFNHDNRNIVVSPVRSQDEQHRQLSSSSSSSSPAIGGTELNPSERLMIMSTSSSSTINNDVTASASSPSMINSIDGNDPILITAINNGDHHHHHNHHHQPSIVVDTHAIIDTNSESARNAVIYVGVILSFYLLAILTIAIQYYIKHQTLDPFSAYIFGGGCSSSSSSTSTNRDGRGSNSKSYNKHRDRRMNLNSNLNNNRIMTQKQQRSSPSSSLLSPSSQSIIGASAGIASGPNSLAIQCRQQPLSLQRPLNNSLSSPPSSSRLMLFEQMMMTPTTTMRKFETESEQQHEKSGAKNNLDSTIMMTNFLKPSSSSPSTTTAKKSTTFDSHYSRYNDESIKSSSMANDGSSNQIDEGGGSGGGDSQREGDVLHSSPSSMIIIHHCDNDDDGNGNNNNRQRQISINIQPTIILSNDSNQIEKQNDDIDRQDEHEKLTIDEMVIDDFDDDDESCIYAHDDDDDDTTEDDDDDSVEEDEQTDSKFRIFSSKKPTATTTTTTASNLTDMIQTKDPLPSSTITTTTTTTSSRRQILKNLFSSFGSLGSSSTPSPPPSSSSTAMVIDHSNSSSVPLSVQSSSITAATATTTNVQPVVKKILIRSVSLRTNDDGSSSSCCPSSSSSLRNNTNFQSITSGSSSTTTIMAHHDLIYDGSSSDKLPKLVRFQQQQQQQQNSTITSNQSSSSSSSSIVIDNGHHNHNRRYEETHL